CATCAAGTCTTCTCCGATGTTTGAACGTCTCGATTCGATTTCTTCCCCGATGGCTTTGGTGGCTCAGGCTCAGGCTTTGCCAGAGAAGTTTGTGGCTCCTTTCACCTTGGGTGCTCCTAAGAATGCGGATGCTTCCCAAATCGTCATTGCTGCCGAAATGAATGTTCAGAAGGGAATGCTGAGAATCAAGGGTGAGACTTGCTCCTTTAATCCTGAAATCAATCAGGCTCTCCAGTCGGCGATTGCTTCTTACCGTCCTATACAGGGTAAGTATCTGGAATCTATGCCGGATGATGCTACTGCTGGTATCTTTATGAATGTGGATGGTAAGAAATTCCTGCCGATGATGCAGACCAATAAGGGTATCCAACAGCTTTTGCTTGGCATCAATGCGGCTATTGATATGGATAATATCATCCGGAGTGTGAATGGTGATATGGCCATCGTGCTGCCGTCTTTCTCTGATGCTAATCTGAAGATGACGATGGCTGCGCAGTTGGCTCATTATAAGTGGCTGGCTGATGTGAGCTACTGGAAAGAGTCGTGCCCTAAGGGTGCTTCTATTGCTGACTGGGGGAAGAATGCCTATTATTATACGGATGGGAAAACGTCTTTCTATTTCGGTGTAAGCGATGACAAACAGTTCTTCAGCGGAAGTGACGAACTGCTTGCTTCCTATGCCATCAAGCGTTCTAATCATCCGGTTTCTGCGGACATCAGAAAAGAAATCAAGGGACAGAAGTTGGCGATGGTCATCAATCTCAATAAAGCCGGTAACGGTGGTGAGGCCATGGCGGCAGTTACTTCGCTGCTGAGTCCGATTTTCGGAAATCTCAATTCCGTAGTATATACATTGAAGTAATGGTAAACTAAGTTTTTTAAAATATAAATAACTAAGTTTTTAAAAAATATATATCAAAGTGGAAACAATTCAGTTTCAATCTGTTCTCCCTCAGGTCTTTGCGCAGCGCACTGATCTTGATTCGGAGATCTGGCAGCAGGATGTCTCTTTTGAGAAAGGGCATCTTTATCTTGTTGAGGCAGACAGCGGAAAGGGTAAAAGTACTTTCTGCAGTTATGTTTTGGGTTATCGTCACGACTATAGCGGAAGCGTGATGTTTGACAAGGATGTGACCGCTCATTATCAGGTGAAAGATTGGGTGGAGGTGAGAAAGCGCCATATCAGTCATCTCTTTCAGGAACTTCGTCTTTTCCCTGAACTCACGGCGATGGAGAATGTCGAAATCAAGAATAAAATCACAGGGTTTCAGAAGAAAGGTACCATCCTGGAATGGTTTGACAGATTGGGCATTGCGGATAAGGTGGATGCCAAGATAGGGCGTATGTCCTTCGGTCAGCAGCAGCGTGTGGCTATGATCCGTGCCCTCTGCCAGCCTTTCGATTTTATCTTGGCCGACGAGCCTATCAGTCATCTGGATGATACCAACTCTCGCATCATGGGAGACATCATGATGGAAGAAGCGGGGAGACAGGGCGCTGGGGTCATCGTCACCAGTATCGGTAAGCACATGGATCTTGCCTATGAAAAGATTGTAAGATTATAGTTTAGTTTTGGTGTTATGAATTTGGTTTGGAAATTACTTAGGCAACATATCAGTATCTCGCAGTTTGCTGGTTTTGCTTTTGCCAATCTGTTTGGTATGCTGATTGTACTTTTTGGCTTTCAGTTTTATCAGGATGTCTTGCCTGTGTTCACCCAGCAGGATAGTTTTATGAAGGCTGATTATCTTATCATGAGTAAGAAAATCGGTATGGGAAATACAATCAGTGGTAGGACTAATAGTTTTGCGGGTAGTGAGATTGATGAGATTGCATCGCAGAAGTTTGTGAAGAAAATAGGTAAATTTACTTCTACTGAATACAAGGTGGATGCTTCTATGGGCGTGAACGGTGTGAATGTGCTCAACTCGGAACTGTTCTTCGAGAGTGTTCCGGATGGCTTTGTGGATGTTCCGCTGAAAGACTGGAAGTATGAGCCTGGGGCGCATGAGGTTCCGATTATTCTGCCTCGTACCTATATTAATATGTACAATTTCGGTTTTGCCCAGAGTCATTCTCTTCCTAAAATCAGTGATGGACTGATGGGCATGATTGATTTTCAGATTTTCATCCAGGCTGGAGGTAAGAAGGAACAGTTTAAGGGTAAGGTGATCGGTTTCTCTTCCCGTCTGAATACGATCCTTGTTCCTCAGGCGTTTATGGATTGGAGTAATCAGGAATTTGCCCCTGAAAATCATAGTGATCCTACCCGTTTGATTGTTGAGGTGGGAAATCCTGCGGATGAGAATATCAGTCAATATCTCGATAATCATGGTTATGAGGTGGAAACGGATAAGTTGGATGCTGAGAAGACGACTTATTTCCTCCGTATGATTGTCATGATGGTGATGGTCATCGGTCTGGTGATTTCTGCTTTGAGCTTCTATATTCTTATGCTGAGTATCTATCTGCTGGTTCAGAAAAACTCATCCAAGTTGGAGAATTTGCTGCTTATCGGCTATAGTCCAGCGCAGGTTTCAAGACCTTATCAGATATTGACAATGGGGCTGAATGTGGCTGTGCTGGTGATTGCCTGGGTGGCTCTTTTCTTTATCCGCAACTATTATATGGATTTCATCGAGACTTTGTATCCTGATGTGGAAGATGGCAGTATGCTGCCTGCCATAGGATTGGGAGCGGTATTGTTCCTGATAGTTTCGCTCCTCAATATTGTGGCGATTCGCAGGAAGGTGGGAAATATCTGGAAAAGAAAGGAATAACTGCTTGGTATTATTCATAGTACGGCAAAAAGAAAAGTCATTTGTTAAGTCCTCTTATGTAGGGCTTACAAATGACTTTTTTATTTTCTTATTTCTTCAAATGCGTAAACAGGTCTTTCTTTGGCATATCTGCCATGTATTTCTGTCTCAGTTTTTCGAAGAATGTCATGGAGTCATTGGAGAAACCATGTCCCTTCCAGGTGGAGGTGTTGGTAATCAGAATCCAGCATTGTCCATCAGGATATTTCAGGATGAGTGCGGATGTTCCAGAAAGCGAACCTGTTCTAATCCAAGGTCTTCCCTTGGCAGTGAAATTCCAACCGATAGAGAAATTATGATCAGGCTGTTCGCGGGTCATGAATTCTATGCTTTTCTTACTGAGAATGTCCTTGATATGTGGCATTCCGTCGATGCAGGCGATGAGTCTTGACAATTCTGCTGCCGAACCGCACCAGGCTCCCGCTCCTTCGAGTCTTGGAACATCGTTCTCTCCATAACAGCGAGGTACCATTCTGCCGCTATTGTTGTATTCATATACATTTTCAGAACCCTGATGCATGTAATATTTCACTTCGTTTGGACGGCGATCTTCGTAGTAAGTGCCTGCAATGTGCATATCATAGCAGCCTGCCGGATGCAAAATGTATTTCTGCATGAAGTCGGCATATTTCATTCCTGATTTTTTGGCGATGATTTCTGACAGGATCATATAGCCCAAATTGGAGTAGCATCTTCCTTCACCTGGAGTATAGCCGAGACGTCTTTTCAGCAGAATCTTCAGCAGTGTCTTGTGGTCGGGGGGAGTAGTGAGGTGATTTTGCATGATAATGTATCTTGTAGAGAACATCGGGTCGCCTGCTCCGTTGGTAAAACCTGCATTGTGTCTGAGCAACTGTTCTACGGTTATATCGTAGTATCTGTCGTCCTTGATGCTGTTGTTGTAGGTCGTATCATTGAGAATACCTTTCGGGCCAAATACTTTGTCGCTCATCCTGACTTTCTTCATCTCCACAAGTTTCATGATGCCTGCGGCAGTGATGAGTTTAGAAACAGAGGCGAATCTCATTACCATATTGGGTTCCATCAGGATACCTTTTTCTTTATCCGCATAACCAAATCCGCGGGCATAGAGGAGGGAATCGTTGCGGGAAATGACGAGCTGTGCTCCATGGATTTCCCATCTTTTCAGATAGCGCGTCACAAGAGAGTCAAACTCCTTGTATTCCTTTCCGTCTGACATCTTATTGTTTAATACCTTGTTCAGATGTATGCTTGTCACAGAATCCTTTTTCTCCGTTTCTGTACTTGTACACTTGCTGACGCATCCTCGCAGGCAGAAAGTGATGATGGCGAACAGGATGAGCAGGAGTGCTGCTATTCTTTTTGTCTTCAGTCTTCTTCTTTTCATTTTTCAAGGTTTATTCTTTAGAATCATTTTTTTTGTTTAATTTCTTCAACCGCTTCTGGGCTTCTGGATGTGTCGGATAGAGTTCGAGGGCTTTTTTGTAATTATTGATGGCTGCCCCTTTCATATTCTCTTTCTCACATTCTTTTCCAAGAATCACAAATTCTGTAGCCAGTTTCTTGAGATAATTTTCCAACTTGTTTCTTTCTTCTTCTTTTTGTCTGATGATTTCTTTCAGTTGGGTATTTTCATCTTTCAAACGGTTCACAATGTCCAGCTTCCTCCGGATGAACCTTTTGGCAAGCGGCTTTTCTATATCATAGCGACTATGGATGGCAAGATAGAAATTATCAAGCGCTCCCTGCATATCTCCTTTGTCGAAGGCTTTAGCCGCATCGTGATATTGCTTGTCGGCCTTGCTTTGCTGCAAGGCATTGTTGATGATGTTGTGGTCGTTGTATTGACGCGCAAACTGTTTGACTTCATTTCTTACGAAGACTTCATTGTGACGGATGGGTTCCTGAAGGCTGATTCCTTCCAGACTGGTGCATCTGGAAAGTGCTACGTATGTCTGTCCGCCTGCAAATACGCCTCCTGTGAAGTCAATCTTTACCTGTTTGAAAGTGAGGCCCTGACTTTTGTGAACGGTGATGGCCCACGCCAATCTGAGTGGATATTGGGTATATCTGCCGATTTCCTCTTCTTCTATCTTTTTCTCTGTCTCATTGAAATGATAGCGCATATTGCTCCAGGCTGCCGGTTCCACCATCACATCTTCCCCGTTTTCTGTTCTTACATAGATTCGACTGTTTTCGTCGTCGTCAAATCCGATGATGGTTCCCAACGTTCCGTTTACCCATTGGTGGTCGATATCATTCTTGATGAAAATAACCTGGGCGCCAGTTTTCAGATAGAGTTCCATAGGGGTAGGAAGACTACTTTCTGGAAATTCGCCTTCGATGGTTCCCCTGAAGAGCGTAGGGGCTCCTGGGAGTTCTTTCAACTTGTTTTCATTGATGAAATCTACCGTGTCTCGTCGGGTGGATAAGGTGATTGCCAGTCGTGA
This is a stretch of genomic DNA from Segatella hominis. It encodes these proteins:
- a CDS encoding DUF4836 family protein, with translation MKKMNISMALAWLIMGMVFFCSCSGSDYINAIPANSSAVISIDMQKMAENNPQVSRTGVLKSLLHVEDVTECGIDVSEKLYLFETADGNLGLCAKVSDAADLEDWLNQLSKKQKICENVTEKKSFHFSVLKNSWLVGFSDQTLLVMGPVVADAQAELQRMMIKYLKADEEHGIKSSPMFERLDSISSPMALVAQAQALPEKFVAPFTLGAPKNADASQIVIAAEMNVQKGMLRIKGETCSFNPEINQALQSAIASYRPIQGKYLESMPDDATAGIFMNVDGKKFLPMMQTNKGIQQLLLGINAAIDMDNIIRSVNGDMAIVLPSFSDANLKMTMAAQLAHYKWLADVSYWKESCPKGASIADWGKNAYYYTDGKTSFYFGVSDDKQFFSGSDELLASYAIKRSNHPVSADIRKEIKGQKLAMVINLNKAGNGGEAMAAVTSLLSPIFGNLNSVVYTLK
- a CDS encoding ATP-binding cassette domain-containing protein; protein product: METIQFQSVLPQVFAQRTDLDSEIWQQDVSFEKGHLYLVEADSGKGKSTFCSYVLGYRHDYSGSVMFDKDVTAHYQVKDWVEVRKRHISHLFQELRLFPELTAMENVEIKNKITGFQKKGTILEWFDRLGIADKVDAKIGRMSFGQQQRVAMIRALCQPFDFILADEPISHLDDTNSRIMGDIMMEEAGRQGAGVIVTSIGKHMDLAYEKIVRL
- a CDS encoding serine hydrolase domain-containing protein, translated to MKRRRLKTKRIAALLLILFAIITFCLRGCVSKCTSTETEKKDSVTSIHLNKVLNNKMSDGKEYKEFDSLVTRYLKRWEIHGAQLVISRNDSLLYARGFGYADKEKGILMEPNMVMRFASVSKLITAAGIMKLVEMKKVRMSDKVFGPKGILNDTTYNNSIKDDRYYDITVEQLLRHNAGFTNGAGDPMFSTRYIIMQNHLTTPPDHKTLLKILLKRRLGYTPGEGRCYSNLGYMILSEIIAKKSGMKYADFMQKYILHPAGCYDMHIAGTYYEDRRPNEVKYYMHQGSENVYEYNNSGRMVPRCYGENDVPRLEGAGAWCGSAAELSRLIACIDGMPHIKDILSKKSIEFMTREQPDHNFSIGWNFTAKGRPWIRTGSLSGTSALILKYPDGQCWILITNTSTWKGHGFSNDSMTFFEKLRQKYMADMPKKDLFTHLKK
- a CDS encoding AAA family ATPase; this translates as MAENIDLQNEELQNALQIIQYTHRSLFLTGKAGTGKSTFLRYIAANTKKKHVVLAPTGIAAINAGGSTLHSFFKLPFYPLLPNDSKYSVRNLRNTMKYNSEKIKLLREVELIIIDEISMVRADIIDFIDKILRVYNRNMREPFGGKQLLLVGDIYQLEPVVREDDKKLLNPFYSSNFFFDAKVFYQFQLVSIELKKVYRQSDPVFINILDHIRTSQVANSDLMKLNERVGVTLDEGDSRLAITLSTRRDTVDFINENKLKELPGAPTLFRGTIEGEFPESSLPTPMELYLKTGAQVIFIKNDIDHQWVNGTLGTIIGFDDDENSRIYVRTENGEDVMVEPAAWSNMRYHFNETEKKIEEEEIGRYTQYPLRLAWAITVHKSQGLTFKQVKIDFTGGVFAGGQTYVALSRCTSLEGISLQEPIRHNEVFVRNEVKQFARQYNDHNIINNALQQSKADKQYHDAAKAFDKGDMQGALDNFYLAIHSRYDIEKPLAKRFIRRKLDIVNRLKDENTQLKEIIRQKEEERNKLENYLKKLATEFVILGKECEKENMKGAAINNYKKALELYPTHPEAQKRLKKLNKKNDSKE